From a single Epinephelus fuscoguttatus linkage group LG18, E.fuscoguttatus.final_Chr_v1 genomic region:
- the LOC125906301 gene encoding uncharacterized protein LOC125906301, with product MEIAKATQGLTTAADMRETTKMLMQPNANWEEYLTPAPLSIAIMGELVFISSSDDFSINKNPPEKGYKYIQYPDSFRACLMQICNSGWHAFNEAHKNMDQIRLHTATVPDYMKAAVKLLFNAPDEVIEKLLPNQLENIRTIADECVTLADSVEKKYTDVINLIQELLEACVNAEHFYGEELEKVKMKIKENEIREKTANELKEQSKKAMEAMEKEMNEAQDSYKKAMDSLPSGWEMIGMDVVEGLSKAVTGLVNGVVNLISFPGRTISSLAEVVSDTIHQSKSQNENVDVLSVGCKSEEILSIVGTLTQYLKEGKIAWQDLYDQKAQSTKTNWSQAQFKRISESLMQMEESKLQEDALNLCELGVNSCEELATYKPGENWDDKKEAELIKKLKKLDEESLIFDTKSKKVLGSPALSPTSPMMSKAQSDTGGQSASQRAADNARFKIEQSREQLKVTREAYEKSVERMEQNQKELTEILVEMQSCKIKEIDFDTTIKMLVKGLDAMGRVKEQWEKMVRFFQMISNIVKCTLNKTLKDFVSTADDTKKLSYNNKLFVKDMLYNQAFQASNVASLVHMISGTYTEVSNKYLMDRVSSLGKLMAMDKEKPEFLQERWKLQQSCTAAQEGILMLVLKNKKEFERKTDDRMAEIENGLKAILPAAPPQETERIKEIVQAGFGGGEEDYY from the coding sequence ATGGAAATTGCTAAGGCCACTCAGGGTCTCACCACTGCAGCAGATATGCGAGAGACCACCAAGATGCTGATGCAGCCTAATGCAAACTGGGAAGAGTACCTGACTCCTGCCCCCCTCTCCATCGCCATCATGGGGGAGCTCGTCTTCATCTCCTCATCTGATGACTTCTCCATCAACAAGAACCCCCCAGAGAAGGGCTACAAGTACATACAATACCCAGACTCGTTCAGGGCCTGCCTCATGCAAATCTGTAACTCAGGCTGGCATGCATTCAATGAGGCCCACAAGAATATGGATCAGATCCGCCTTCACACAGCCACAGTTCCTGATTACATGAAGGCAGCAGTCAAGCTCCTTTTCAATGCACCTGATGAAGTTATTGAGAAGCTCCTGCCAAATCAGCTGGAAAACATTCGCACCATTGCAGATGAGTGTGTGACACTGGCAGACAGTGTTGAAAAGAAGTACACAGATGTCATCAACTTAATCCAGGAACTGCTGGAGGCCTGTGTCAATGCTGAACACTTTTATGGAGAAGAGCTGGAGAAGGTGAAGATGAAGATTAAGGAAAATGAAATACGGGAGAAGACCGCCAATGAGCTTAAAGAACAGTCCAAGAAAGCAATGGAGGCCATGGAAAAGGAAATGAATGAAGCACAAGATAGCTACAAGAAAGCAATGGACTCTCTTCCCTCTGGATGGGAAATGATTGGAATGGATGTGGTCGAAGGACTTTCAAAGGCAGTGACAGGATTGGTTAATGGAGTCGTTAACCTGATAAGTTTCCCAGGAAGAACAATCAGTAGTTTAGCAGAAGTAGTCTCAGACACAATCCATCAAAGCAAATCGCAAAATGAAAACGTAGATGTGCTCTCAGTCGGCTGTAAGTCTGAAGAGATTCTTTCCATTGTAGGAACTCTTACACAGTATTTGAAGGAAGGGAAAATAGCCTGGCAGGACCTGTATGATCAGAAAGCACAATCCACAAAGACAAACTGGTCTCAAGCTCAATTCAAAAGAATCTCCGAGTCCTTAATGCAGATGGAAGAGAGCAAACTTCAGGAGGATGCTCTGAACCTTTGTGAGCTGGGTGTTAACAGCTGTGAAGAACTGGCCACATATAAACCTGGTGAAAATTGGGATGACAAGAAAGAAGCAGAGCTCATCAAGAAACTGAAGAAACTGGATGAAGAATCCCTCATCTTTGacaccaaaagcaaaaaagtatTGGGCTCTCCAGCTCTTTCTCCTACATCACCAATGATGAGCAAAGCACAGAGCGACACAGGAGGTCAGTCTGCCAGTCAGAGAGCAGCAGATAACGCTCGTTTCAAAATTGAGCAGAGCCGAGAACAACTCAAGGTAACACGGGAGGCCTATGAGAAGTCTGTGGAGAGAATGGAGCAGAATCAGAAGGAGCTGACTGAGATCTTGGTTGAAATGCAGAGCTGTAAGATCAAGGAGATTGACTTTGACACCACCATCAAGATGCTGGTCAAGGGTCTCGATGCCATGGGCAGAGTCAAAGAGCAGTGGGAGAAGATGGTGCGCTTCTTCCAGATGATCTCCAACATCGTCAAATGCACCCTCAACAAGACACTGAAAGATTTCGTCTCAACAGCTGATGATACAAAGAAACTCAGTTACAACAATAAACTATTTGTCAAAGACATGCTGTACAACCAGGCGTTCCAAGCCTCCAATGTTGCCAGTCTGGTCCACATGATCTCAGGGACCTACACTGAAGTGTCCAACAAGTACCTGATGGACAGAGTGAGCAGCCTGGGCAAGCTCATGGCCATGGATAAGGAGAAGCCAGAATTCCTTCAAGAGCGTTGGAAGCTGCAACAGTCCTGCACAGCAGCTCAGGAGGGCATCCTTATGCTGGTCCTCAAGAACAAGAAGGAGTTTGAGAGGAAGACAGATGACAGGATGGCAGAAATAGAGAATGGTCTGAAAGCAATTCTGCCAGCTGCCCCACCCCAGGAGACTGAGAGGATCAAAGAAATAGTTCAAGCTGGGTTtggtggaggagaagaggatTACTACTAG